One segment of Mycobacterium spongiae DNA contains the following:
- a CDS encoding MCE family protein — MSRERGRHRLHDRWWTLILFAVIGVVALVTTVAFKGTLRSYVPVRLTSDRSGLVMDTGAKVMMRGVQVGRVGQIGGDASGANLKLEIAPDQIRYIPANVEARISATTAFGAKFVELVMPQNPSNARLSAETVLRSKNVSTEINTVFESVVDLLDVVDPVKLNAVLTAVADAVRGQGDRIGRATTDLNEVLEALNARNSTIRQNWQSVKKFTDTYDAAAQDILTILDAASTTSTTIVDHSKELDALLLNVIGLSNAGTNLLGQSRDNLIASVNVLEPTTNLLLKYAPEYTCFLQGTKWYLDNGGYAAWGGADGRTLQLDVALLLGNDPYIYPDNLPRVAAKGGPGGRPGCGSLPDVTKNFPVRELVTNTGWGTGLDIRPNPGLGHPCWADYLPVTRAVPEPPSVRACIPGPAIGPNPGGPPYGAGPP, encoded by the coding sequence ATGAGTCGCGAGCGCGGTAGACACCGTCTGCACGACAGGTGGTGGACGCTGATCCTCTTCGCGGTCATCGGTGTGGTCGCCCTCGTGACGACTGTGGCCTTCAAGGGCACCTTACGGTCCTACGTGCCGGTGAGGCTGACTTCGGATCGCTCCGGACTGGTCATGGACACCGGCGCCAAGGTCATGATGCGCGGCGTACAGGTCGGCCGGGTTGGTCAGATCGGCGGCGACGCCAGCGGGGCCAACCTCAAACTGGAGATCGCCCCTGACCAGATCCGCTATATCCCGGCCAACGTGGAGGCACGAATCAGTGCGACGACCGCGTTCGGCGCAAAGTTCGTCGAGCTGGTGATGCCTCAGAACCCTAGTAATGCAAGGCTATCCGCAGAGACGGTATTGCGTTCGAAGAACGTCAGCACCGAGATCAACACGGTCTTCGAAAGCGTGGTCGACCTGCTCGACGTGGTCGACCCGGTCAAACTGAACGCGGTGCTGACAGCAGTCGCCGACGCGGTGCGCGGGCAAGGTGACCGCATCGGCCGCGCCACCACCGACCTCAACGAGGTGTTGGAGGCACTCAACGCGCGCAACTCTACCATCCGCCAAAACTGGCAATCGGTAAAGAAATTCACCGATACGTATGACGCCGCGGCGCAGGACATCCTGACGATCCTCGACGCCGCGAGCACGACCAGCACAACCATTGTGGACCACTCGAAAGAGCTGGATGCGTTGCTGCTCAACGTTATTGGTCTGTCGAATGCCGGAACCAACCTGCTCGGCCAGAGCAGGGACAACCTCATCGCGTCGGTCAACGTCCTCGAGCCGACCACCAACCTGCTACTCAAGTACGCACCCGAATACACCTGCTTCCTACAAGGAACCAAGTGGTATCTGGACAACGGCGGCTATGCGGCGTGGGGTGGCGCCGATGGCCGAACGCTGCAACTCGATGTCGCGCTCTTGTTGGGCAACGACCCGTACATTTATCCGGACAACCTGCCGCGTGTCGCGGCCAAGGGCGGCCCCGGTGGCCGCCCGGGGTGCGGGTCACTGCCGGATGTCACCAAGAACTTCCCAGTACGCGAGTTGGTCACCAACACCGGCTGGGGAACTGGGCTTGACATCCGGCCCAATCCCGGTCTCGGGCACCCATGCTGGGCGGACTACCTGCCCGTGACCCGCGCCGTACCCGAGCCGCCGTCGGTGCGGGCATGTATCCCGGGGCCAGCCATTGGGCCTAACCCGGGAGGCCCGCCGTACGGGGCGGGTCCACCATGA
- a CDS encoding MlaE family ABC transporter permease, producing the protein MGDFFAMTLDTFVCMFKPPFAWREYLYQCWFVARVSTLPGVLMTIPWAVISGFLFNVLLTDIGAADFSGTGCAIFTVNQSAPIVTVLVVAGAGATAMCADLGARTIREELDALRVMGINPTQALAVPRVLAATTVSLALSSVVMATGLIGAFFCSVFLMHVSAGAWVTGLTTLTHTIDVVISLIKATLFGLMAGLIACYKGMSVGGGPAGVGRAVNETVVFAFIVLFVINIIVTAVGIRFTVS; encoded by the coding sequence ATGGGTGACTTCTTCGCCATGACACTGGACACTTTCGTGTGCATGTTCAAACCGCCGTTCGCGTGGCGCGAATACCTCTACCAATGCTGGTTTGTTGCGCGGGTGTCGACCCTGCCGGGGGTGTTGATGACGATCCCGTGGGCGGTGATTTCGGGCTTCCTCTTCAATGTCCTGCTCACCGATATCGGTGCCGCGGACTTCTCGGGCACGGGCTGCGCGATCTTCACCGTGAACCAGAGCGCACCCATCGTGACGGTCTTGGTGGTCGCGGGTGCGGGCGCCACTGCCATGTGTGCCGATCTGGGTGCGCGAACCATCCGCGAGGAACTCGACGCGCTGCGGGTCATGGGAATCAACCCGACCCAAGCGCTGGCGGTTCCGCGCGTGCTGGCTGCGACCACAGTCTCGTTGGCGCTGAGCTCGGTGGTGATGGCGACAGGCCTTATCGGCGCGTTCTTTTGCTCGGTATTTCTCATGCACGTCTCGGCTGGCGCATGGGTGACCGGTCTGACCACCCTCACCCACACGATCGACGTCGTTATTTCGCTGATCAAGGCCACCCTATTCGGGTTGATGGCGGGGCTCATCGCCTGCTACAAGGGCATGTCCGTCGGCGGTGGCCCGGCCGGCGTCGGGCGGGCGGTCAACGAAACGGTCGTGTTCGCCTTCATCGTCTTGTTCGTGATCAACATCATTGTCACCGCCGTCGGTATCCGATTCACGGTGTCGTGA
- a CDS encoding ABC transporter permease codes for MSLSVASSPCRVLRVAKHLAGAWNQMGSQMRFYVTALAGIPDAVMHYRSELLRVIAQMGLGAGTLAVIGGTVVIVGFLAMTTGAIVAVQGYNQFASVGVEALTGFASAFFNTREIQPGTVMVALAATVGAGATAQLGAMRINEEIDALEVIGIHSVSYLASTRVLAGVVVAIPLFCVGLMTAYLAARIGTTAIYGQGSGVYDHYFNTFLRPTDVLWASFEVVVVALTIMLVCTYYGYTARGGPAGVGEAVGRAVRASMVVASIAIVIMTLAIYGQSPNFHLAS; via the coding sequence ATGAGCCTTAGTGTCGCCAGCAGCCCATGCAGAGTGCTTCGAGTAGCGAAACACCTTGCAGGCGCATGGAATCAGATGGGATCGCAAATGCGGTTCTACGTCACCGCCCTGGCCGGAATTCCCGATGCCGTTATGCACTATCGTAGCGAGCTGCTGCGGGTGATCGCCCAAATGGGTTTGGGTGCCGGAACTCTCGCGGTGATCGGCGGAACGGTGGTCATCGTCGGGTTCTTGGCGATGACCACCGGCGCGATCGTGGCGGTGCAGGGCTACAACCAGTTCGCCTCGGTGGGCGTGGAGGCTCTCACCGGATTCGCGTCGGCTTTCTTCAATACCCGCGAGATTCAGCCGGGAACCGTGATGGTCGCCTTGGCAGCCACCGTCGGCGCCGGCGCCACTGCCCAACTCGGTGCCATGCGGATCAACGAAGAGATCGACGCACTCGAGGTGATCGGCATCCACAGCGTCAGCTACCTGGCAAGCACCCGAGTGCTTGCCGGCGTCGTCGTGGCAATCCCACTGTTCTGTGTGGGACTCATGACGGCCTATCTAGCCGCCCGCATCGGTACTACCGCCATCTATGGCCAGGGCTCCGGTGTGTACGACCACTACTTCAACACGTTCCTACGGCCAACCGACGTACTCTGGGCCTCTTTCGAAGTCGTCGTCGTCGCTCTGACGATCATGCTGGTGTGTACCTATTACGGGTACACCGCACGCGGCGGGCCGGCCGGCGTCGGCGAGGCCGTGGGCCGCGCCGTGCGCGCCTCGATGGTCGTCGCGTCGATCGCGATCGTCATCATGACGCTGGCCATCTACGGGCAGTCCCCAAACTTCCACCTGGCGAGCTGA
- a CDS encoding nuclear transport factor 2 family protein, with protein MTTIESRNIDATRAIYTAVPAGDLDAALEHLDPDVRITYYGTEQIPYAGDYRGIEAAISFFTKVGQSIRIVEIQPWKYIANGDDLATWGHQRFRRLATGDEWESEFAHIITLRDGRWLHFRDFANTALAAQVFSR; from the coding sequence ATGACCACGATCGAGTCCCGCAACATCGACGCGACAAGAGCGATCTACACCGCGGTGCCAGCCGGGGACCTTGACGCTGCGCTGGAGCATCTCGATCCCGACGTGCGCATCACCTACTACGGAACCGAACAGATCCCCTACGCCGGCGACTACCGAGGCATCGAGGCGGCAATATCGTTTTTTACCAAGGTTGGGCAATCGATCCGGATCGTCGAGATCCAGCCGTGGAAGTACATCGCCAACGGCGACGACCTGGCCACCTGGGGCCACCAGCGGTTCCGGCGATTGGCCACCGGAGACGAGTGGGAATCGGAGTTCGCGCACATCATCACGCTGCGCGATGGTCGCTGGTTGCACTTTCGGGACTTCGCAAATACCGCCCTCGCAGCGCAAGTGTTTAGCCGATGA
- a CDS encoding ferredoxin codes for MKVRADRDVCMATGVCVMTADGFFDQDADGLVVLAVDEVPAGEEGRVRNAVRLCPSGALGLVSD; via the coding sequence ATGAAAGTCAGGGCCGACCGCGACGTCTGCATGGCCACCGGGGTGTGCGTGATGACCGCCGATGGATTCTTCGACCAGGATGCCGATGGCCTCGTCGTGCTCGCCGTCGATGAGGTGCCCGCCGGCGAAGAGGGCAGGGTGCGCAACGCGGTGCGGCTCTGCCCGTCCGGAGCGCTTGGGCTGGTCTCCGATTGA
- a CDS encoding cytochrome P450: MPSTTFAEADPETLSALELLTTPGGIANPYPLYDQLRKHSPVAGYQDWPPGTVPGADEPVTAWALFRYDQIFAAARDAATFSSRDPLQEASSAPSLMLVNTDPPKHEVERKLVSQAFSPRRVKRLEGWLNNLVPHLLEDLDRDANDGEVEVMKFAAEIPTRAMVRLLGLPDGDHVRFRRWANAFMLSSSLTPEERIASNQEMVATFASRLAEHTARLAERAGSDDVEDAEDLISALLRAEVDGQRLTPEEIVRFCVTLVVAGSETTTFLIGNLLHALAREPEITARIRADRTLLNIFVEESMRVDGPPQRLFRIATRDVEVGGKMIRKGEWVALFFGSANRDPAVFPDPGRLDIDRSNIRQQLSMGHGLHFCLGAALARLEVMAVLNAALDRYQSIALTDDPGTKQTASLLTHAFVRLPLRLS; encoded by the coding sequence ATGCCCTCAACGACTTTCGCAGAGGCCGATCCGGAAACCCTCTCCGCTCTCGAACTTCTGACCACACCAGGTGGCATCGCCAATCCCTATCCGCTGTATGACCAGCTGAGAAAGCACTCACCCGTTGCCGGGTACCAGGACTGGCCACCCGGAACGGTTCCGGGCGCTGACGAGCCAGTCACCGCGTGGGCGCTGTTCCGCTACGACCAGATCTTTGCCGCCGCCCGAGATGCCGCGACGTTCTCGTCGCGCGACCCGCTCCAAGAGGCATCATCGGCGCCCAGCCTCATGCTGGTCAACACCGATCCGCCCAAGCACGAGGTGGAACGAAAGCTGGTCAGCCAGGCCTTTTCCCCGCGCCGCGTCAAGCGGCTGGAAGGCTGGCTCAACAACCTCGTTCCGCACCTGCTCGAAGATCTCGACCGAGACGCCAACGACGGCGAGGTCGAGGTCATGAAGTTTGCCGCCGAGATTCCTACCCGCGCCATGGTGCGACTGCTGGGATTGCCTGACGGCGACCACGTCCGCTTCCGGCGATGGGCGAACGCGTTCATGCTGTCATCGTCGCTGACCCCGGAAGAACGCATCGCGAGCAACCAAGAAATGGTCGCCACCTTCGCCAGTCGGCTCGCCGAACACACCGCCCGGTTGGCGGAGCGTGCTGGCAGCGACGACGTCGAGGATGCGGAGGACCTGATTTCCGCGTTGTTGCGAGCGGAGGTAGACGGACAGCGGCTTACGCCGGAAGAGATTGTCCGTTTCTGTGTGACGCTGGTGGTCGCCGGCAGCGAGACCACCACCTTCCTCATCGGCAACCTGCTGCACGCGCTAGCGCGAGAGCCTGAGATCACGGCACGGATTCGAGCGGACCGAACGCTGCTGAACATCTTTGTCGAGGAGTCGATGCGCGTAGACGGACCGCCGCAGCGGCTGTTTCGCATCGCCACCCGCGACGTCGAGGTCGGGGGCAAGATGATCCGCAAAGGGGAGTGGGTGGCGTTGTTCTTCGGCTCGGCCAATCGAGACCCCGCCGTGTTCCCCGACCCGGGGCGACTCGACATCGACCGGAGCAACATTCGCCAGCAGCTCTCGATGGGACACGGCCTGCACTTCTGCCTCGGCGCCGCGCTCGCGCGGCTGGAAGTCATGGCGGTGCTCAACGCGGCGCTCGACCGGTATCAGTCGATTGCCCTTACCGACGACCCCGGCACCAAGCAGACCGCCAGCCTGCTGACCCACGCGTTTGTCCGCCTGCCCCTGCGCCTGTCATGA
- a CDS encoding MCE family protein, which translates to MTVRLRRARSVLATTLVLVFVAGVIVAMRTGGAAARTIVIAYFDNSNGVFAGDDVRIRGVPVGKILTIEPQPLRTKISFWFSRKYKVPAHAKAAILSPQLVTGRAIQLTPPYLSGPTMANGAVIGQDRTAVPVEWDDLRVQLQRLTELLQPTQQGGVSALGALINTAADNVRGQGATIRDTIIKLSAAVSALGDHSTDIFSTVRNLSTLVTALHDSADLLERLNLNLAAVSSLLTDNPNKVGRAVEDLNAAVADVGDFAAENRDAIGTASETLTSITTTLVDSLDDIKQTLHISPTVLQNFNNIFEPANGALTGALAGTNMANPIAFLCGAIQAASRLGGEQAAKLCVQYLAPIVKNRQYNFPPLGENLFVGTQARPNEVTYSEDWMRPDYIPPEANSPTVTTDAAAGLRGMMMPPGGGG; encoded by the coding sequence ATGACGGTAAGGCTGCGCCGTGCCCGCTCGGTGTTGGCGACCACCCTTGTCCTGGTGTTCGTCGCGGGCGTGATTGTCGCCATGCGAACGGGCGGTGCCGCGGCCCGAACCATCGTGATCGCCTACTTCGACAACAGCAACGGCGTGTTCGCCGGTGACGACGTCCGCATCCGAGGGGTGCCGGTGGGCAAGATCCTCACGATCGAACCTCAACCGCTTCGTACCAAGATTTCGTTCTGGTTCAGTCGCAAGTACAAAGTCCCGGCGCATGCCAAAGCGGCGATCCTGTCGCCGCAACTAGTGACGGGACGAGCGATCCAGCTCACGCCGCCGTACCTCTCCGGACCGACCATGGCCAACGGCGCGGTCATCGGCCAGGACCGCACCGCCGTCCCAGTCGAGTGGGACGACCTGCGCGTGCAACTTCAACGACTCACCGAATTGCTCCAGCCCACCCAGCAGGGCGGCGTCAGCGCGTTGGGTGCGCTCATCAATACCGCAGCCGACAACGTGCGCGGGCAAGGCGCGACCATCCGCGACACCATCATCAAACTCTCGGCGGCGGTGTCCGCACTCGGCGACCACAGCACCGACATATTCTCCACCGTCAGGAACCTCTCGACGCTGGTGACGGCGCTGCACGACAGCGCAGATCTGCTCGAGCGGCTCAACCTCAACCTGGCCGCGGTGTCGTCGCTGCTGACCGACAACCCGAACAAGGTCGGTCGGGCGGTCGAGGACCTCAACGCCGCCGTAGCCGATGTAGGAGACTTCGCCGCCGAGAACCGCGACGCGATCGGTACAGCATCGGAAACACTCACGTCGATCACCACCACGTTGGTCGACAGCCTCGACGACATCAAGCAGACCCTGCACATCAGCCCGACGGTGTTGCAGAACTTCAACAACATTTTCGAACCGGCCAACGGTGCGCTGACCGGCGCACTGGCCGGCACCAACATGGCCAACCCGATCGCGTTCCTGTGCGGAGCAATCCAGGCCGCCTCCCGCCTGGGGGGCGAGCAAGCCGCGAAACTCTGCGTGCAGTACTTGGCGCCGATCGTGAAGAACCGCCAGTACAACTTCCCACCGCTGGGGGAGAACCTCTTCGTCGGAACGCAGGCCAGGCCGAACGAGGTCACCTACAGCGAAGACTGGATGAGGCCGGATTACATTCCGCCAGAAGCGAACTCGCCCACGGTGACCACCGACGCCGCGGCCGGCCTCCGCGGCATGATGATGCCGCCCGGAGGTGGCGGATGA
- a CDS encoding virulence factor Mce family protein: protein MAPISGCGWRGLNSLPLPGTRGNGPGSFAIQAQMPDVNNIQPNSRVRVADVTVGHVSKIERQGWHALVTMRLDGGVDLPANATAKIGTTSLLGSYHIELGGPKDEAPQGKLRGGSLIPLSHGGAYPSTEQTLAALSLVLNGGGLGQVQDITEALSTAFRGRERDLRGLIRQLDRFTAHLNEQSGDIIAATESLNRLVGKFAGQERVLDRALATLPDALAVLSDERDNLVAAADQLSKFGALTVDSVRKTKANLVKELRQVGPILESLANAGPALTRSLSLLATFPFPNETFENFQRGDYANLTAIVDLTLSRIDQGLLTGTRWECHLTELELQWGRTIGQFPSPCTAGYRSTPGNPLTIAYHWDQGP, encoded by the coding sequence ATGGCCCCGATATCGGGCTGTGGCTGGCGGGGGCTGAATTCGCTGCCGCTGCCGGGCACCCGGGGCAACGGGCCCGGCTCCTTCGCGATCCAGGCACAGATGCCGGATGTCAACAACATCCAGCCGAACTCGCGGGTGCGCGTCGCCGACGTGACGGTCGGCCATGTGAGCAAGATCGAGCGCCAAGGCTGGCACGCATTGGTCACCATGCGGCTAGACGGCGGCGTGGACCTGCCGGCCAACGCGACGGCCAAGATCGGCACCACCAGCTTGCTGGGCTCCTATCACATTGAGCTGGGGGGACCGAAAGACGAAGCACCGCAAGGCAAGCTGCGTGGCGGCTCGCTCATTCCGCTGTCGCACGGCGGCGCCTACCCGAGCACCGAACAGACTTTGGCGGCGCTGTCGCTGGTGCTCAACGGCGGCGGACTGGGCCAGGTGCAGGACATCACCGAGGCGCTGAGCACCGCGTTCCGGGGACGAGAGCGCGATCTGCGCGGCCTGATCCGCCAGCTCGACAGGTTCACCGCTCACCTCAACGAACAGTCCGGTGACATCATCGCGGCCACCGAGAGCCTCAACCGCCTGGTTGGCAAGTTCGCTGGGCAAGAGCGCGTGCTGGATCGAGCCCTGGCGACCCTCCCCGACGCGCTCGCGGTGCTCAGCGACGAGCGGGACAACCTCGTTGCAGCCGCCGACCAGCTGAGCAAATTCGGCGCCCTGACCGTTGACTCGGTCAGAAAGACCAAGGCGAACCTGGTCAAGGAACTACGCCAGGTCGGACCGATCCTGGAATCGCTGGCCAACGCCGGCCCTGCCCTCACGCGATCGCTGTCCCTGCTGGCCACCTTCCCATTCCCGAACGAGACGTTTGAAAATTTCCAGCGCGGCGACTACGCCAACCTGACGGCGATCGTCGATCTCACCCTCAGTCGGATCGATCAAGGCCTGCTCACCGGCACCCGGTGGGAGTGTCATCTGACCGAGCTTGAGCTGCAGTGGGGTCGCACCATCGGCCAGTTCCCCAGCCCGTGCACCGCAGGCTACCGGAGCACCCCCGGCAATCCGCTGACCATTGCCTACCACTGGGACCAGGGGCCCTAA
- a CDS encoding virulence factor Mce family protein, with protein sequence MTGVVVRLGIFLTVCLLTAFSLIAVFGEVRFGAGKTYYAEFTNVSNLRKGKLVRIAGVEVGKVTKISINPDARVLVEFTADDSVTLTEGNRAVIRYDNLFGDRYLALEEGAGGLKILTPGQTIPVERTQPALDLDALIGGFKPLFRALDPDQVNALSEQLLQAFQGQGPTIGSFLEQAAVVTNTLADRDQLIGEVVNNLNVVLGALGGQSDRLDKAVTSLSQLVHGLAERKTDVSNAVAYTNAAAGSVADLLSQARAPLSKVVHETDRVASIAAADHDYLDNLLNTLPDKYQALVRQGMYGDFFAFYLCDVVLKVNGKGGQPVYVKLAGQDTGRCAPK encoded by the coding sequence ATGACAGGCGTCGTTGTGCGCTTGGGCATCTTCCTGACGGTGTGCCTGCTGACCGCGTTCTCGTTGATCGCCGTCTTCGGGGAGGTCCGCTTCGGTGCCGGCAAGACCTACTACGCCGAGTTCACCAACGTGTCCAATCTGCGCAAGGGCAAGCTGGTGCGCATCGCAGGAGTCGAGGTCGGCAAGGTCACGAAGATCTCCATCAACCCGGACGCCAGGGTGCTGGTCGAGTTCACCGCCGACGATTCGGTCACCCTCACCGAGGGAAACCGGGCGGTGATCCGCTACGACAACCTCTTCGGCGACCGCTACCTGGCGCTCGAGGAGGGCGCCGGTGGTCTGAAGATCCTGACTCCCGGTCAAACGATCCCCGTGGAGCGCACCCAGCCCGCGCTGGACCTCGATGCCCTGATCGGCGGATTCAAGCCGCTGTTTCGCGCGTTGGACCCCGACCAGGTCAACGCCCTGAGCGAACAGTTGCTGCAAGCATTTCAGGGCCAGGGACCCACGATCGGGTCATTTCTGGAGCAGGCGGCGGTCGTGACCAACACATTGGCCGACCGCGACCAGCTCATCGGGGAGGTGGTCAACAACCTCAACGTCGTGCTCGGAGCGTTGGGCGGCCAGAGCGACCGGTTGGACAAGGCGGTCACCTCGCTATCGCAGTTGGTTCACGGTCTCGCCGAACGAAAGACCGATGTCTCCAACGCGGTGGCTTACACCAATGCCGCGGCCGGTTCGGTGGCCGATCTGCTCTCGCAGGCCCGCGCGCCGTTGTCGAAGGTGGTTCACGAGACCGATCGAGTCGCAAGCATCGCGGCCGCTGATCACGACTACCTCGACAATCTGCTCAACACCCTCCCGGACAAGTACCAGGCGCTGGTCCGCCAGGGCATGTACGGCGACTTCTTCGCCTTCTATCTGTGCGACGTCGTGCTCAAGGTCAATGGCAAGGGTGGCCAGCCGGTGTACGTCAAACTGGCCGGCCAAGACACCGGACGGTGTGCTCCGAAATGA
- a CDS encoding MCE family protein: protein MRSFAERNLLVTGAVGIAAVTAVVLAALQYQHLPFFNRGATISAYFADVGGLQTGNTVEVSGYPVGKVSSIELDEPGALVTFTVDNNIRFGNRTEAAIKTKGLLGSKFLEVTPRGEGQLDGPIPIERTMSPYQLPAALGDLASTISGLNTKALSESLATLAQTFADTPADFQSAIKGIARIAHTLDRRDAQLRSLLDNAAKATGVLAKRTDQIVSLVRDTNAVLAQLRTQSAALDHIWANISAVSQQLQRFIAENRGQLQPAVDKLNEVLAIVENRKERVQQAIPLINTYVMSLGESLSSGPFFKAYVVNLLPGQFVQPFISAAFSDLGLDPATLLPSQLTDPPTGQPGTPALPMPYPRTGQGGQPRLTLPDAITGNPDDPRYPLRPEPPAPAPGGPPPGPPAPAPPGLESQPGGPP, encoded by the coding sequence ATGAGATCATTCGCCGAACGCAACCTGCTCGTCACTGGCGCTGTGGGCATCGCGGCCGTTACCGCTGTCGTGCTGGCGGCTCTGCAATACCAGCATCTGCCCTTCTTCAACCGCGGCGCAACCATCTCCGCCTACTTCGCCGACGTGGGCGGGCTGCAGACCGGCAACACCGTCGAGGTCTCCGGCTATCCCGTCGGAAAAGTATCCAGCATCGAGCTCGACGAACCTGGCGCGCTCGTCACGTTCACGGTGGACAACAACATTCGGTTCGGAAACCGCACGGAGGCGGCGATCAAGACCAAGGGCTTGCTGGGCAGCAAATTCCTCGAAGTCACACCCCGTGGCGAGGGTCAGCTCGACGGGCCCATCCCGATCGAACGAACAATGTCGCCCTACCAGCTGCCAGCGGCACTCGGTGACCTGGCCAGCACGATCAGCGGATTGAACACCAAAGCGCTGTCCGAGTCGCTGGCCACGCTGGCACAGACCTTCGCTGATACCCCGGCGGATTTCCAGAGCGCGATAAAGGGAATCGCCCGAATTGCGCACACACTTGATCGGCGCGACGCCCAATTGCGCAGCCTGCTCGACAACGCGGCCAAGGCGACCGGGGTGCTCGCCAAGCGCACCGACCAGATTGTCAGCCTGGTGCGTGACACCAATGCGGTGTTGGCGCAGTTGCGAACACAAAGCGCCGCGCTCGATCACATCTGGGCGAATATCTCGGCGGTGTCGCAGCAACTACAGAGATTCATCGCTGAGAACCGAGGGCAACTGCAGCCTGCAGTGGACAAGCTCAACGAGGTACTCGCCATCGTCGAAAACCGCAAAGAGCGTGTGCAGCAGGCTATCCCGCTGATCAACACCTACGTCATGTCGCTCGGTGAGTCACTGTCGTCAGGTCCCTTCTTCAAGGCCTACGTGGTGAATCTGCTGCCAGGGCAGTTCGTGCAACCGTTCATCAGCGCGGCGTTCTCCGACCTGGGGCTGGATCCGGCCACCTTGCTCCCGTCACAGCTGACGGACCCGCCAACGGGCCAACCCGGAACTCCAGCGCTACCGATGCCGTACCCCCGGACGGGTCAGGGGGGCCAGCCGCGGCTGACGCTACCCGATGCGATCACCGGCAATCCCGACGATCCACGCTATCCCCTGCGGCCCGAGCCACCGGCCCCGGCACCTGGCGGTCCACCACCCGGTCCGCCAGCGCCCGCGCCACCGGGGTTGGAATCCCAACCCGGGGGTCCACCATGA